A region of Paenibacillus sp. 37 DNA encodes the following proteins:
- a CDS encoding ABC transporter substrate-binding protein, whose amino-acid sequence MRGKMKGNTPKTFAMLMLASAMLVTAGCGNSGTKETSESSGTEPITVTFFGADASPTWNKMQDAVGKKITEQTGVTIEAEYDVNDGGNQKIALMAASGDFPDMIYPKGNLSKLVDAGAMLDLTDLIEEHAPNLKKIYGEQMNRLKYSLEDQAIYTIPTNMGVDNVTFDATGGFEIQQRVLKELGYPEVKTLEDYENVLRAYYEKHPTIDGQPTIPLTLNADDWKIMITVTNPAFQATGAPDDGEYYIDPETYEAKLHYKRPEEREYFRWLNKMYNEGLLDKDAFVQKDDQYKSKIASGRVLGLIDQEWNYQEAENALKSSGKDDATYAHFSVSLNDEIVDHTFQPAGFDGYGIGITTSAKDPVRIIKFMDWLASDEGQVLRNWGIEGEHYNVEDGKRVIPDDVQDRKTNDNSNFSKETGIGMYNIFSARYGDGVKDSTDNYYTTNFPEQIVAGYTAAEKETLKAYGITTWKEFYPAEEDLPVKDWGAAYNMSVPSGTDYEVTFQKTQDIIRKRIPEAVLTTPANFDATYDALLADLDKAGAVEMEKQFTVWVKERVSLWTGKDVK is encoded by the coding sequence ATGAGAGGCAAAATGAAAGGCAATACACCCAAGACGTTTGCAATGCTGATGCTCGCAAGTGCAATGTTGGTTACAGCTGGTTGCGGGAATTCGGGAACCAAAGAGACTTCAGAGTCCAGCGGAACCGAACCGATCACAGTTACATTCTTCGGGGCGGATGCTAGTCCAACCTGGAACAAGATGCAAGATGCTGTTGGTAAAAAGATTACGGAACAAACAGGCGTTACCATTGAAGCAGAGTATGATGTAAACGATGGTGGTAACCAGAAGATTGCACTGATGGCTGCCAGTGGTGACTTTCCTGATATGATCTACCCTAAAGGTAATTTGTCCAAACTTGTGGATGCAGGCGCGATGCTGGATCTCACGGATCTGATTGAAGAGCATGCTCCCAATCTGAAAAAAATCTATGGGGAACAGATGAACCGTTTGAAATACAGTTTGGAAGATCAAGCGATCTATACCATTCCAACCAATATGGGCGTTGATAATGTTACGTTTGACGCTACAGGTGGATTTGAAATTCAGCAAAGAGTATTGAAAGAGCTTGGATACCCTGAAGTGAAGACACTTGAGGATTACGAGAATGTACTCAGAGCCTATTATGAAAAACATCCAACGATTGATGGCCAGCCAACCATTCCATTGACATTGAATGCAGATGACTGGAAGATCATGATCACGGTAACAAACCCGGCCTTCCAGGCAACAGGTGCGCCGGATGATGGTGAATATTACATTGACCCTGAAACGTATGAAGCAAAATTGCACTACAAACGTCCAGAGGAAAGAGAATATTTCCGCTGGTTGAATAAAATGTACAATGAAGGCCTACTGGACAAAGATGCCTTTGTTCAAAAGGATGACCAATACAAGTCCAAAATTGCCAGTGGCCGTGTCCTCGGTCTGATTGACCAAGAGTGGAACTACCAAGAAGCGGAGAACGCGCTCAAATCATCGGGCAAGGATGATGCCACATATGCTCACTTCTCTGTATCACTTAACGATGAGATTGTGGATCACACGTTCCAACCAGCCGGATTTGACGGTTATGGCATCGGGATTACAACTTCGGCCAAAGATCCAGTACGCATCATCAAATTCATGGATTGGCTTGCTTCCGATGAAGGACAAGTTCTGAGAAACTGGGGTATCGAAGGCGAACATTACAATGTAGAAGATGGTAAACGCGTGATTCCAGATGACGTTCAGGACCGCAAAACGAATGACAACTCCAATTTCAGTAAGGAAACAGGAATTGGGATGTATAACATATTTAGCGCAAGATACGGTGATGGTGTAAAAGATTCTACCGATAACTACTACACAACGAACTTCCCTGAGCAGATTGTAGCTGGTTACACGGCTGCAGAGAAAGAAACGCTGAAAGCTTACGGTATCACGACTTGGAAAGAGTTCTATCCGGCTGAAGAAGATCTGCCAGTTAAGGATTGGGGCGCAGCGTATAACATGTCCGTACCTTCCGGTACAGACTATGAGGTAACGTTCCAGAAAACGCAGGATATCATCCGTAAACGGATTCCGGAAGCTGTTCTGACTACACCAGCAAACTTTGATGCAACCTATGATGCTTTACTGGCTGATTTGGACAAAGCGGGTGCAGTTGAAATGGAGAAACAATTTACGGTTTGGGTTAAGGAACGTGTCTCTCTGTGGACAGGAAAAGACGTAAAATAA
- a CDS encoding glycosyl hydrolase family 95 catalytic domain-containing protein, whose protein sequence is MSQHNNQTKINRLWYRQPAKRWEEALPIGNGRLGGMVYGGAADERIQLNEDTLWSGFPRDTIQYSSQRYLKQTRELIMSGQYGEAEDLLNREMLGRDVEAYQPMGHFLLHHEGLDDLSYDAFERELDLESGIATTTYSLEGTQYVREVYSSALDDLMVCTLTADQKGAVSVSVTLDSPHPYRVETSGDALTMFSRCPSHVESNYFRDHPESVLYEEDRGTAYAVRVAFTASGDQVKVSNLEGKLHIQGADQVVFYLAAATSFESYDVLPVKDHLVLEEECKEMISKATTHGAEPLRKRHNQDHSALFNRVSIDLGVSANAELPTDERLQAYQAGQQDPGLEALYFQYGRYLLMASSRPGSQPANLQGIWNHQVEPPWHSDYTININTEMNYWPAEVCNLSECHEPLFDMLTDLSDTGRRTARILYGARGWTAHHNVDIWRTSTPTGGDASWAFWPMGGVWLTSHLWEHYQFTGDQRFLEERAYPIMKEAALFCLDWLVEGPDGYLVTIPSTSPENKFLTDAGEARSISMASTMDMTLIRELFSHCIEAAKQLNLDDSLASEWGEALEKLYPFRIGSEGQLLEWFKDFAESEPGHRHVSHLYGLYPGEQINRVHTPELVEAARVSLERRISQGGGHTGWSCAWLINLYARLLDSSQAHQFVRTLLARSTHPNLFDDHPPFQIDGNFGGTAGIAEMLLQSHLNELHLLPALPELWTQGRVEGLRARGGYTVAITWTDNKLVSAVIKADRSDSLTLRSAYPLRVEGNEQAKAELTPQGDYVIILTMTAGQTIRVSS, encoded by the coding sequence ATGTCCCAACACAATAACCAAACTAAAATCAATCGTCTATGGTATCGACAACCGGCAAAACGCTGGGAAGAAGCATTGCCCATCGGAAACGGCCGTCTTGGAGGCATGGTGTACGGTGGCGCAGCAGATGAACGAATTCAGCTCAATGAAGATACATTATGGTCAGGGTTTCCACGGGATACGATTCAATACAGCAGTCAACGGTATTTGAAGCAGACGCGAGAGCTGATCATGTCTGGGCAGTATGGTGAAGCTGAGGATTTGTTGAACCGTGAAATGCTGGGTCGTGATGTAGAGGCCTACCAGCCGATGGGTCATTTTCTATTGCACCATGAGGGTCTGGATGATCTTTCATATGATGCATTTGAACGGGAGCTTGATCTGGAATCGGGTATTGCAACCACAACCTACTCATTGGAAGGAACTCAATACGTACGTGAAGTGTATTCCAGTGCTTTGGATGATCTAATGGTCTGCACATTAACTGCTGATCAGAAGGGCGCTGTGAGTGTAAGTGTTACGCTAGACAGTCCCCATCCTTATCGCGTTGAGACTTCGGGAGATGCTCTAACCATGTTCAGTCGGTGCCCAAGTCATGTGGAGTCCAATTACTTCAGGGATCACCCGGAATCCGTCCTCTATGAAGAGGATCGGGGAACGGCTTATGCTGTCCGGGTAGCATTTACGGCATCTGGCGATCAGGTGAAGGTCTCCAATCTGGAAGGCAAGTTACATATCCAGGGTGCTGATCAGGTTGTGTTTTATCTGGCAGCAGCTACGTCCTTTGAAAGTTATGATGTTTTGCCTGTGAAGGATCATCTTGTATTGGAAGAGGAATGCAAGGAGATGATCTCCAAAGCGACCACACATGGCGCGGAACCGCTTCGTAAACGACATAATCAGGATCATAGCGCGTTGTTTAACAGAGTCTCTATTGATCTAGGGGTATCGGCTAACGCCGAATTACCTACAGATGAGCGGTTGCAGGCTTATCAGGCAGGGCAACAAGACCCTGGACTGGAGGCACTGTATTTTCAATATGGAAGATATCTGTTAATGGCTAGTTCACGTCCGGGCAGCCAGCCTGCCAATCTGCAGGGAATCTGGAACCATCAGGTAGAGCCGCCATGGCATAGTGATTACACAATCAATATCAACACGGAGATGAATTACTGGCCAGCAGAAGTCTGCAATCTCAGTGAATGTCATGAGCCGCTGTTTGATATGCTGACCGATCTCAGTGATACAGGACGAAGAACTGCGCGGATTCTGTATGGAGCCCGTGGATGGACTGCCCATCATAACGTGGATATCTGGAGAACCTCTACACCGACAGGTGGAGATGCAAGCTGGGCTTTCTGGCCGATGGGCGGCGTCTGGTTGACCTCGCATCTATGGGAGCATTACCAATTTACCGGGGATCAGCGTTTTCTTGAGGAACGTGCGTATCCCATCATGAAAGAGGCCGCCTTGTTCTGTCTCGATTGGCTGGTGGAAGGGCCCGATGGTTATCTGGTTACGATTCCATCCACTTCACCAGAGAACAAGTTTCTCACAGATGCTGGGGAGGCACGCAGTATATCCATGGCTTCAACGATGGATATGACGTTAATTCGTGAACTGTTCAGCCACTGTATTGAGGCCGCGAAGCAATTGAATCTAGATGATTCATTGGCGAGCGAGTGGGGTGAGGCTCTTGAGAAACTCTATCCATTCCGAATTGGAAGCGAAGGACAATTGCTGGAGTGGTTTAAAGATTTTGCTGAATCTGAACCAGGGCATCGTCACGTCTCCCATCTGTATGGACTGTATCCAGGAGAGCAGATCAATCGAGTGCACACACCAGAACTTGTGGAAGCTGCAAGGGTATCGCTTGAACGTCGTATTTCACAAGGGGGCGGGCATACAGGATGGAGCTGTGCGTGGTTGATCAACCTGTATGCACGACTGCTGGATAGCAGCCAGGCACATCAGTTTGTCCGCACGTTGCTGGCGCGGTCCACACATCCAAATCTGTTTGATGACCATCCACCATTCCAGATCGATGGTAATTTTGGAGGCACGGCTGGAATAGCAGAGATGTTATTGCAGAGCCACTTGAACGAGTTACATTTACTGCCTGCACTTCCTGAACTCTGGACTCAAGGTCGTGTTGAAGGGCTTCGTGCAAGAGGTGGTTACACGGTAGCAATAACGTGGACGGACAACAAGCTTGTGTCAGCGGTTATTAAGGCAGATCGAAGTGACTCGCTGACCCTTCGCAGTGCTTATCCGCTGCGTGTAGAAGGAAATGAACAAGCCAAGGCAGAGCTTACGCCTCAGGGCGATTATGTAATTATTTTAACCATGACCGCAGGACAGACGATCCGCGTGTCATCATGA
- a CDS encoding ABC transporter substrate-binding protein, which produces MKGKTPKTFAMLLLASALAITAGCSGSGGGTNASEKPVDSGDTTSPVTFTFFGADASPNWNNMKDAVGQEITKATGVTIEAEYDVNNGGDQKIPLMAASGDYPDIIYPKGNLSKLVDAGAMLDLTDLIEEHAPNLKKIYGDQMNRLKYSLEDQAIYTIPTNMGVDNVEFDARGGFEIQQRVLKELGYPEVKTLEDYENVLRTYYEKHPTIDGQPTIPLTLNADDWKIMITVTNPAFQATGGPDDGEYYINPETYEAVLHYKRPEEKEYFRWLNKMYNEGLLDKDTFVQKDDQYKSKIASGRVLGLIDQEWNYGEAENALKSSNGGDKTYAHFSVSLNKDIVDHTFQPTGFDGYGIGITTSAKDPVRIIKFMDWLASDEGQVLRNWGVEGQHYQVENGKRIIPADVQDRKTNDNSAFTKESGVGMYNIFSARYGDGVKDSTDNYYTTNFPEQIQAGYTAAEKETLKAYGITTWKDFYPSDDDLKLKDWGAAYNMPVPSDTDYNVTFQKTQDIVRKRIPEAILAKPENFDSVYDSLLAELDKAGAVEMEKQYTVWIKERVALWTGKDVK; this is translated from the coding sequence ATGAAGGGCAAAACACCAAAAACATTCGCAATGCTTCTGTTAGCCAGTGCACTTGCAATTACAGCAGGATGCAGCGGCAGTGGAGGAGGAACTAACGCTTCAGAGAAACCGGTTGATTCCGGAGATACAACCAGTCCAGTGACCTTTACATTCTTCGGTGCAGACGCGAGTCCAAACTGGAATAACATGAAGGATGCTGTCGGTCAAGAAATTACTAAGGCAACGGGAGTTACAATTGAAGCTGAGTATGATGTGAATAATGGTGGTGACCAAAAGATTCCTTTGATGGCTGCCAGTGGTGATTACCCTGATATTATCTATCCTAAAGGCAACTTGTCTAAGCTTGTGGATGCAGGCGCGATGCTGGACCTGACCGATCTAATTGAGGAGCATGCTCCCAATTTGAAAAAAATCTATGGTGATCAGATGAACCGTCTGAAATACAGTTTGGAAGATCAAGCCATTTACACGATCCCGACTAATATGGGTGTAGATAACGTTGAGTTTGACGCTAGGGGCGGATTCGAAATTCAACAAAGAGTATTGAAAGAGCTTGGCTACCCTGAAGTAAAAACGCTTGAGGACTACGAGAACGTACTGAGAACGTATTATGAAAAACATCCAACGATTGATGGTCAACCTACTATTCCGTTAACATTGAATGCAGATGACTGGAAAATTATGATTACGGTAACGAACCCTGCATTCCAAGCTACGGGTGGACCGGATGATGGTGAGTATTATATTAATCCTGAGACCTATGAAGCTGTTCTACACTACAAACGCCCTGAAGAAAAGGAATATTTCCGTTGGTTGAACAAAATGTACAACGAGGGTCTGCTTGACAAAGATACATTTGTTCAAAAGGATGACCAATACAAATCCAAAATTGCCAGTGGCCGTGTACTCGGTCTAATCGACCAGGAGTGGAACTATGGTGAGGCGGAGAATGCTTTGAAATCGTCTAACGGTGGCGATAAAACATATGCCCACTTCTCCGTGTCCTTGAACAAGGATATTGTGGATCATACGTTCCAACCGACGGGATTTGACGGTTATGGTATCGGAATCACAACTTCGGCCAAAGATCCGGTACGTATTATCAAATTCATGGATTGGCTTGCTTCCGATGAAGGCCAGGTCCTGAGAAACTGGGGTGTTGAAGGCCAACATTACCAAGTCGAGAATGGGAAACGCATCATTCCGGCTGACGTACAAGATCGCAAAACCAATGATAACTCTGCTTTTACCAAAGAATCAGGCGTAGGCATGTATAACATATTTAGCGCCAGATACGGTGATGGTGTGAAAGATTCCACGGATAACTACTATACAACGAACTTCCCTGAACAGATTCAAGCTGGTTACACTGCCGCTGAGAAGGAAACGTTGAAAGCCTATGGTATAACAACATGGAAAGATTTCTATCCTTCCGACGATGATCTGAAGCTGAAAGATTGGGGTGCAGCATACAACATGCCTGTACCATCTGACACGGATTACAACGTAACGTTCCAGAAAACACAGGATATCGTACGTAAACGTATTCCAGAGGCGATCCTTGCCAAACCTGAGAACTTCGACAGCGTATATGATAGTCTTCTGGCTGAACTCGACAAAGCGGGTGCAGTGGAGATGGAGAAACAATACACGGTTTGGATCAAAGAACGTGTAGCTCTCTGGACTGGAAAAGATGTGAAATAA
- a CDS encoding ABC transporter substrate-binding protein, giving the protein MASSKMKIALAPVLAMSLLAGCGGGSGSDTSFKDTSAETTPLTFDFFSVDPSPNWNGMKDEVGKVLTEKTGITLNGEFAVSGGQDKISLMAASGDYPDIVSPKGELSKLVDAGAMLDLTDLIDQYAPNLKKLYGNYMDRLKYSNEDQAIYVLPTYYAVDQKYFDAGGGFGIQHRVLKELGYPEVRTLEDYENVLKAYKEKHPTIDGQPTIPLTLDADDWRIMITVTNPAFQATGAPDDGEYYIDPETYEASLHYKRPEEKEYFRWLNHMYNTGLLDQDSFIQKTDQYKSKIASGRVLGVIDQDWGYSDAENALKSAGKTEATYSHFPVTLSEDIKDHAYQDPGFVSGWGVGITTSNPDPVRTIKFFDYLASEEGQVLMNWGIEGKQYEVKDGKRVIPADILDQKTNNAAVFQKETGIGLYTNMSGHYGDGVKDSTDNYYTTNFPEQIVAAYSDAEKETLKAYGATTWKDLFPSEDEFPIKPWGAAYNLPTPGDSNYNVIFKKTQDIIRKRIPEAILSTPEQFDAIYDGMIAEVNQAGAEDMEKQYTELVQNRVQLWSGEEAK; this is encoded by the coding sequence ATGGCAAGTTCCAAAATGAAGATTGCACTGGCACCAGTGCTTGCAATGTCTTTACTCGCAGGTTGCGGTGGAGGAAGCGGCAGTGATACGTCGTTCAAGGATACAAGCGCAGAGACAACTCCACTTACTTTTGATTTCTTCAGCGTTGACCCCAGTCCGAACTGGAATGGCATGAAGGATGAAGTAGGTAAGGTCCTTACGGAAAAAACAGGGATAACCCTTAACGGTGAATTTGCCGTTAGTGGTGGTCAAGATAAAATATCCTTAATGGCGGCGAGCGGAGACTATCCGGATATTGTCTCCCCCAAAGGAGAACTCAGCAAACTGGTGGATGCCGGAGCAATGCTCGATCTGACAGATCTGATCGACCAATATGCTCCCAATCTGAAGAAGCTGTATGGTAATTACATGGACCGGTTGAAATACAGTAATGAAGATCAGGCTATTTATGTGCTGCCAACGTATTATGCGGTAGACCAGAAGTACTTTGATGCAGGTGGTGGATTTGGCATTCAGCACCGTGTACTAAAAGAACTCGGATACCCGGAAGTGCGTACACTTGAGGATTACGAGAATGTATTGAAGGCGTACAAAGAGAAACACCCAACAATTGATGGTCAGCCAACGATCCCGTTAACACTGGACGCGGATGATTGGAGAATCATGATTACCGTAACGAACCCGGCCTTTCAGGCAACAGGAGCTCCGGATGACGGTGAATACTACATCGATCCAGAGACGTATGAAGCAAGTCTCCATTACAAACGCCCAGAGGAAAAAGAGTACTTCCGCTGGTTGAACCATATGTACAACACTGGATTGCTGGATCAGGACAGCTTTATCCAGAAAACAGACCAATACAAATCCAAAATTGCAAGTGGACGTGTTCTGGGTGTCATTGACCAGGATTGGGGTTACTCCGATGCAGAAAATGCATTGAAATCCGCTGGTAAGACTGAAGCAACGTATTCACACTTTCCAGTAACCCTGTCCGAGGATATCAAGGATCATGCCTACCAAGACCCTGGTTTTGTATCGGGTTGGGGTGTAGGGATTACAACATCAAATCCTGACCCGGTTCGTACGATCAAATTCTTCGATTACCTGGCTTCTGAAGAAGGGCAAGTGCTGATGAATTGGGGAATTGAGGGCAAACAGTATGAAGTGAAGGACGGCAAACGTGTCATTCCTGCCGACATTCTGGATCAGAAAACCAATAATGCAGCCGTATTCCAGAAAGAAACGGGTATTGGACTGTACACCAATATGTCCGGTCACTATGGAGACGGTGTGAAGGATTCAACGGATAACTACTACACTACGAATTTCCCTGAACAGATCGTGGCAGCATATTCCGATGCAGAGAAAGAAACACTCAAAGCTTACGGTGCTACGACGTGGAAAGATCTGTTCCCGAGTGAAGATGAGTTCCCAATCAAACCATGGGGAGCAGCATACAATCTGCCAACACCAGGTGACTCCAACTACAACGTCATCTTCAAGAAAACACAGGATATCATTCGGAAACGTATCCCGGAAGCCATTCTGAGTACTCCTGAACAGTTCGATGCGATCTATGACGGCATGATTGCAGAAGTGAACCAAGCAGGAGCAGAGGATATGGAGAAACAGTATACAGAACTCGTTCAAAACCGTGTTCAATTGTGGAGCGGTGAAGAGGCTAAATAA